The Cryptomeria japonica chromosome 6, Sugi_1.0, whole genome shotgun sequence genomic interval GCAGAGAGTGCCAATTTTCAATACAATAGATCATTTGCATTGCAAAAATGCAAATCATATTTAAGACATTATCTGAAATATTTATTGAAGAAACCTAATACTCTCCAGCAATAATACAAAAACATATGCAAATGATGCATATCTcaggttttgtgaagacatgatCCTCTAAATGAAACAATCCACATGCAGTGGTACGAATACAATTGTTAACATACACATTCTGAGCTGAAACTAATATACCATTATTGTTTAAGCATTTTCATGGGAAGGTATTAACTCCAGTAGAACAAGCAAATACTACTACAGCTGATGTCCAAAGCAAAAGCATTCGTCATATATTGAACCTCACTTTAGCTCTGCGAGGATGTGAAAAGCTCTAAAATGCCACAACAATTCAACCAGGATGTCCGTGATTTCCTTTGCAACAAAGTAGCATTCTGAAACAGAGCACAAACAAAATATTTCAGGAAAGAATTAACATATCTTTGTATCAGAACTAAAACTCCACAAAACTTGTGTGAGAACACCCCATAATAAACCCTGATAAAAGAATTACAGACCTCATTTTCTCCATTTTGGGGATGCAATTTTGGATTGGATGTTTCCTTGGAGTCAACCGAGGTGCCTTCACTATGAGATGACCCCATGACCTCTCTGCTGGCTTCTACCCCAGTTGAGGCCACATCTGGAAAGGATTCTCTATTGTTAGAAGCCACATCTCCGTGGACTTCTCGGGCATTAGAAACCTCATCTCCACTGAATTCTCCACTGGTTAAGACCACATGTCCGCTGCATTTTCCATTGGTTGACACCAAATCACCACTTGCTTCTCTGCTGGTTGAGCCCATATCTCCGCTGGCTTCCCCAGTTGACATCACATCTCTGATAGCTTCCCTCGTTGGGATCACAGTACTGTTGGCTACTCCAACAGTGGAAATCAGATCTCCAATAGCTTCTCTACTGGCTTCTCCACAGGTTGAAATCAAATCTCCACTGGTTGAAACCAAATCTTCTCTGGCTTTTTTATCAATCGACATAACTACTGTATCCTTTACAGTACTAGATTCCAACTTGGGCAAAGGCACATCGAGTGATTTTACAATATTTTCCTCAACTTCAGTAATTGCTTCACTTTCTTTACTAGCAATACCTGAAGAAATTAGTTCTGATCCTTGGATGTTTTCACAATTACTAACTGATTCACTCAATTCCTCCACTACCGCAACACAATTGTCACTAACAACTTCTTCCAGAATCAGAATATTCTCATCATTTTGAAAACCCTCAATAACATCTGGATATAGATAACTctcattttcatcttcttcttggtTAAACTTAGAATGTTGTGTATCAGCAGATTCTGACTCACTACTTAAATCCTGAAACAGAGTTTCCGAAATACCTTCTGATACGCCCTCTTTATCTTGAGACATGAAAGCAGTCCCATCATTAGAAGTCTGATCTGTAAACATCTGCGAGCTTATGCTTTGAGAGGATCCAGGAGATTCCACAGAACCCAAGCTCTGAATAGAGTCATTAGTATCAAATACTGCCAAGGTAGATGCAATATCAAGTTTACTTTCATCGCCATCACTGCTCTCCAATTCCGGAGATGGGCTTCTTAAGTCAACTTGTGTGACATCCTTGGGAGAATTATCACGTACATCAGTAGTTTGATTTGATTCATTCTCATTAGGTAACTGTTTAAAAGACGAAACCTCACTTTCGTCATCGACACCACTCCGAAAATTAAAACCTATTAAGCCCACATCTGTTCTCGTTTCAATCTCACCTGAGTAGATTTCATCTCCATCACTAGTTCCCTTCGGATGACCTTCTTCTTTATCATTCAACGGGCCCATGTTTCTAACTAAAACATCGTCATCATGCAATACCTCTGAAAATAAAACCTCTGGCTCGTTTACCCTTTCTAAACCATTCTCCGGGACTGCTGAACTGTTACTGCGTGTCATATCAAAACCTGAGGTTTTGGGTGGATTTTCCCTTCCCTCGCcatgattttccttttgttgaaccGGAGATCCACCCTCGCCCTTCTCCTCTCCTTCATTGATTTGAACATATGATTTGGGTGTGCCTACATCGTCTTCATTCACAGACTCATGATCATAATCATGATTGTGCTCATTCCCTACAATCAAAAGGCAAAAATATAATACAAGCGCATTCAAAGACCTAAAAATGCTAGGCACCCACCACATGAAGAaatcattgataaaaaaaataggaaatcattgatggaaaaacaaagGCAAAGCAACCCATGTAAAGCAATGTTACCGACCAACCCATCAAAGCCCAATGGTACCAAAAAATCAAACAGCAAATCGTCAAcgcaattaaaaaaaattgaacatgcGAAAAGTGGGAACAGAAAAACAGAAGAAACAAAGTAAAAAGTACCTGAATCTTCTTGCAAAGGTTGAGATGAAGTTTGTACGTGCAGCCCtatctccttctccttcttctttttaGCAGCCTTTCGTCTTTTCGCACCTGAAGGCATTTTTCTTTCAATAAAGCAAAAACTATCTGAATTTCCAGTTCCACCACGCTGCTCAATAATCTGCAGGATTAAATCATCGGTAGTTTCGGCATGTGGTTACAGCTTCACTGTATTTCGCCCAAACTAGAGTTTAATTAACAGCTGCCGACTGAATATCAATGAGGGCCCGATTTTGCCCGTGTAGTCCAAATCCCTTCTGGGCTCCACCCATTTTAGATGAGAAATTTACGACTTGAGATCCCGAAAACCAAATTTGTACCCTGGAAAAATGAAAGCTCACAAGGCTTTACAAAAGAAATAGATAAGGAAGACAAATAAGTAGATATACAAACTTTTAAGTTCACATGATCTAACTAGTAGGAATTGCATCTTGGTGTGGAATGGGTATGCTATAGAGGTTTGGAAATGTTGAAGAGATTTGGAAGGTCAATTAAAAAAAATTTGGTCTATTAATTGTATAGATTTATGTAAtaaatgaggtcaattggtagaccattcagaaaatgatgttgtttgtgcaacaaggCTCAATAGAGAATTGATAGATTGAAATAGATTATGTATCCACTTATAAGGAGAGAATTGATGGATTGAAATAGATTATGTATCCacttatagggatccaaacatgattcaaacaaaacctttgaatcaagaagatagctcttgttatgtttgcaatagggagggagggagagagagagataaatacaaTATGAGACAAGTAGAGATAGAAAAAAAAAGATAGAGATGTGAAATAATATAGAGAGAaaggtagagagaggaagagatataagggtagagagagatggagagataatgagatagagacaGCGGgataaatggaagaagaaatatggagagatagagatagagagacataTAGATATAGGTATAGAGgtataggaagagagagagggagagagatggattgATGGATAAAGAGAGGGAGTCATGTGAGATACATGGGAAGAGATGAAGATATGGTtgagataaagatagagggagaTAGGAAGTAGGagaatatatagatagatagataaggaAAGCAAGGCAAAGATGGAGAGAGATGTagaggggatagggagagagaaaaGTAGGGAGAGATGGGAAGAGATAtaggggggagatagagagaggaggtagagaaagggagagataggtaggggagggagaaagaagaggggAAGATGGACAGTGAGATAGGTAGAaaggtgtagcatcataaattgtacacccttaactgggtggtacaattccacgtttaggttagcacccgccttagtgtgtttgcattttgcatttcaaattccatttaagcatttaattaattaatttaattaaatctaaagtctttttttatcactctacacatcataaaattgggccctttaccctaagtgtgttggcaatatgctgaaattgtttatgtgttgtcattgatgtcaacatgatgcTCTAGTTGGATATGGTCATGTCTTGGTTGGTTGTTGCTATCCTGGTTGGACCTGTTCTGGTTGGACTTGGTTATCagagattctgatccggtatgatcagattggttgtttcagttttggatggttattaaggatggttatatgcttgtcacattcagttggttcatgatttggtgcttcgaaAGATATCGCTATGTTTCGGATtaccggttgatatttcttggtaccaattggtgatatttgatgatttggttaagtgattttggtttggcttataGAAATAGTTCCTAACGTGTTGAAGGCAttcttgatcgtgtcctaattATTTagtggcttcgcattggctggcgTGATGATTCAATGGTCCTATTTGGACCTGGTTGGTTATTTTGTATTATTTaaactgagggtttctaccggctgGTGAAACATGTTGGAATTGGTCATAGCAAAATTTCTAGTGGACataattgtttgagaatttgaattaggtccatgctatgtaatgtaaatcataatattggtccagtggtatcgtgtgatgaaatttttgtaattatggtttatgggtttagggtttagccgaccttgttatcaaggttgatgattcgtatttataggcgacttattcatgtaatttggatatggtatggtatggtatgggatatcggtatggttatgtctgcattatcaaagagaggtttatgtgcaaacacgGTCATATCACTCAGCGAAGGGTTGTGAATATTTtggtattgtagggcagacatatgtgcttaactggaactgtatcaagcGTTAGGAGATGTTGTTTTCATGGTTcattttcttcagattgtagtctaatgtttatgtaagtcagtgaaactgccttttgtgatgaccagtgagctctaggcggttggcctgattgcaagtgcagtccccattgtaattatttcacatactactacagaagtattatctgactatgggtagggtttcccgcaatggtttttccctttactgggttttccacattaaaaatattggtgttgtgtgttctatgctttcatgctttatctttcactatgttgtttaAATTATGCTCCGATAAATGGTTTATAAACTgcattaattgtttaacttgtggaaaactgattcacccccccccccctcttagttttcctctggtatcagagattctaacaaagtgtgccccttttttattttattcttccaagtaatcatttcatcaaataccctaattatgtcttattttgaccttcaaggcccaattctacatatctagacatctcaaattcccactCTTGGAATTCgctctaaaatcacaatatcttgcttccttgaaaatttggcgaaaagttgatCGAACCATGTGTTCGAACAAcatggtcctgactttttctccttgaatttcgggagcatgttttggtagtattttaatattcaaatccaagagattggcgaaaaatattatttctatgtcggcctatgactcaaaacaaagttagggtctcctacataaagccttcctttcctcatttgaaggatctaagatctagcgattgaagaagcctcttgtgaagtgaaagtgcaggttatatGAAGTCTACAAtagcaaatcaagcattcaccaAATCTACATTAAGTATTTTCAACATCCATtgggagctttgaagacattgaagaataataggagatcactgactgttgattggcttgtacctctcccttagggtttggtatggtttcatgttattttcatatctttgtatgagcttcataacattaattttcagatttacaatcattctttagatccattattgcatttgtgatttgaatcaTTTACATTTACGTTTACActaatttagggtttactctccaaagcgtaaggtagaactctagatttactttcttgttcatttaggatcttgcatacacacaaaatTCTTGCAAACATATATTCactacattatcggctatttgtggaggtggaaatcaccaaaacaaggggtttgactaaggcaaaaccctatatagccacctagacaccatttttccaatTGCAAGTGCAGGTACATGAATCCGACGAATGCACAAATTTCAGGATTAACGGAACACACAAGTGCAGATTTAAGGACAGAGCTTGGTCTTAGTTTTTTGAGACcaaggcgtggcaccctggtcctctatatttttcagtttctattGGCATTCCAACAGATCAAAACTTTAGGACCTGATTTCCAGAACCACAACAAGTTGCAGTATAAGGGACCATgacacccaacgccctggtcctaccTAGAAAGCTCCAAATTTTAATTCCAGGTACACATCAGAATTTCGCTTCCTGCTCTATGCTCAGTTTCTCAGTTTCAGTTTAGTTAGTTTTTGCATTTTCAATTCATACTTGCTTCcttgttcatctcctagcatagttgatcaatccatcatattttgcacatctcctcttcattacaacaaaggaatagaaaccctaaaatatATTCCTTGATCctctctctcttacaagaagtggtcaaagtgaaatatctccctaggctcttttgtattccaatgtgtacatgagagtggaattaggtcttagttacttggttccatttttatgcatcacaagaggaagaaagaagaagagggggaagagagagagccCAAttaatagagagggagagggagagggagagacagacCAATACAGAGGGAGAAGGTGAGATATAGgtagagagaaatatagagagatagggagatagagatagtgAAGGATATGTGTAGAAATAGATAAAGAAGTGAGAGGGAGATAAAGAAAGAGTAGAAGAGAGTGGGGAgatatatggagatagagatagagatagagatagaatggGAAAGAGGTGAAAAAGACTAGTAATAGAGAGGTAtagagagatctagagaggggggaagataaagagataaagatggAGATAGTGATAAGAAGGGTGGAACTGGGAgtgtgtgtgtatgagtgagagaTATATAGAGAAACATAGAGGGATTACAtttgtgtgtgtagagagagagaagGTCTtaaatgttggaaaaatggtgtctcaaccttgcatttacatgaggttactatttatagtaagttttcgttcaagcacgaaatggtgcaaaattctctccaaagcttcaaattggctagataagcatgcctgTAAATTTTTCGTCACAaaatcataactagttttgaagatatttaagtttttttgtttttgaagggTGCGATAAAAGGTTTAAATCTAATTTTAAggactttagaggctttgaaatgccctaaaaagtgggtgtaacaTATGtagtgggttatgaggtgatagagaactttgtgAGCATTCAGATGcatcaaatggttcgtcaatcaaacacctggttcacaagttatggcctccaaaaatttggactcctgaaataggaaatataatttgcatttgacacataaatgagctacaaaagggaggaacatgtgttgatgtgtgttttgacacatcatagggcatctagaatggagataaggtcaactccactttattgggtggttttagcccatggtctTGTAATAccctttgatggtttcttgtattgtatctcctatatatgaggtgcgtgagatagaggttgtgtgtaagagtcttgtgGATATTgtgttacctctaaatctctgattggtggtactcctgtgaagagcttcctctgcaagtatattgtaatctattattgattgctaaataatatattgagctacttttggagtgtgaggtttttctcTTGAAAAGATTTTCCCCActtaaatcactgtgttgtggtatgaatgttatttatgtttatttttgttaagtttctataactgttgttatgatctataaaaaaaattgcattaccctcctctcaatgtTAGTGTATGATGTTAATCCactacttaaattccttacaagtggtataagAGCTTGATCACCATTGATTTCAGTTACatggttgttgggtttttttaactaatcgagagcttgtgcaaaagataactttttgatcttgtt includes:
- the LOC131031510 gene encoding uncharacterized protein LOC131031510, whose protein sequence is MPSGAKRRKAAKKKKEKEIGLHVQTSSQPLQEDSGNEHNHDYDHESVNEDDVGTPKSYVQINEGEEKGEGGSPVQQKENHGEGRENPPKTSGFDMTRSNSSAVPENGLERVNEPEVLFSEVLHDDDVLVRNMGPLNDKEEGHPKGTSDGDEIYSGEIETRTDVGLIGFNFRSGVDDESEVSSFKQLPNENESNQTTDVRDNSPKDVTQVDLRSPSPELESSDGDESKLDIASTLAVFDTNDSIQSLGSVESPGSSQSISSQMFTDQTSNDGTAFMSQDKEGVSEGISETLFQDLSSESESADTQHSKFNQEEDENESYLYPDVIEGFQNDENILILEEVVSDNCVAVVEELSESVSNCENIQGSELISSGIASKESEAITEVEENIVKSLDVPLPKLESSTVKDTVVMSIDKKAREDLVSTSGDLISTCGEASREAIGDLISTVGVANSTVIPTREAIRDVMSTGEASGDMGSTSREASGDLVSTNGKCSGHVVLTSGEFSGDEVSNAREVHGDVASNNRESFPDVASTGVEASREVMGSSHSEGTSVDSKETSNPKLHPQNGENENATLLQRKSRTSWLNCCGILELFTSSQS